In Synechococcus sp. A18-25c, a single window of DNA contains:
- a CDS encoding alpha-keto acid decarboxylase family protein codes for MVVQKGHMKPSVVAYALDRLADLGIGHVFGVPGDYSFPINDAVEVHSRLSWVPSANELNAAYAADGYARRRGAAMVCTTYGVGELSALNGLMGAMAERLPVFHLVGTPSLRIVRQGLICHHTLGDHVYDRFEAISASASCVSARLTPDNVVVELERVIDKALEESRPAYLTFPMDLALMPITGTPIQGSPLGAIHQHASVEAELEAVLDLLEKRIASASRPVVLPTITLKRFGLVKAFEHFLNASGLAYATTPMDKGLLNEEHPAFLGMYNGGRSTPAALRSVVEDADLVIDFGGLVLEDLNTGLWSGSLDPKTIIALHADWVQAGDQVFTSVSISDVLAGITKRLETSSTQHSLWGDHRPVQPEPILPLEGEQHHPSDSASFYPRLQRFLRSNDILVSDTGTCLLKLNALRLPANVVMESQTLWSSIGWGTPAALGCALAEPKRRVVLVTGDGAHQLTVQEIGVMGFTHINPVVIVLNNGLYGVEALISETGHAYNTLPPWRYADIPAALGCQGWWCGRAATVAELEQSLAAINELQGAAYLEVLIPAEESQPLADEVIEIMHQTTTPDGA; via the coding sequence ATGGTTGTTCAAAAAGGCCACATGAAGCCTTCGGTGGTGGCTTATGCCCTGGATCGTCTCGCTGACCTCGGCATCGGTCACGTGTTTGGAGTGCCAGGTGACTACTCCTTTCCCATCAACGATGCCGTGGAAGTGCACTCCCGGTTGAGCTGGGTGCCATCTGCGAATGAGCTGAACGCGGCTTACGCAGCTGATGGTTACGCCCGGCGCCGGGGAGCGGCCATGGTCTGCACCACCTATGGAGTGGGTGAACTCAGTGCACTGAATGGCCTGATGGGTGCCATGGCAGAGCGACTACCCGTGTTTCATCTAGTCGGAACACCAAGCCTGAGGATTGTGCGCCAAGGACTGATCTGCCATCACACCCTCGGCGATCATGTTTATGACCGTTTCGAAGCCATTTCTGCCTCCGCCAGTTGCGTCAGTGCAAGGCTCACCCCCGACAATGTTGTCGTCGAATTGGAGCGCGTGATCGACAAGGCTCTGGAGGAATCCAGGCCGGCTTATCTCACCTTTCCAATGGATCTCGCCCTAATGCCAATCACGGGGACGCCAATTCAAGGCTCTCCTCTTGGGGCGATTCATCAACACGCCAGTGTGGAAGCAGAACTCGAAGCAGTCCTCGATCTCCTCGAAAAGCGAATCGCTTCAGCATCAAGGCCAGTGGTGCTGCCAACCATCACCTTGAAGCGCTTCGGACTGGTGAAGGCCTTCGAACACTTTCTCAATGCGTCGGGGTTGGCCTATGCAACAACGCCCATGGACAAGGGACTGCTCAACGAGGAGCACCCTGCATTCCTAGGGATGTACAACGGTGGTCGGTCAACACCCGCAGCCTTGCGCAGCGTGGTGGAAGACGCCGATTTGGTGATCGACTTCGGCGGCTTGGTTCTGGAGGATCTGAACACAGGGCTCTGGAGTGGATCACTCGATCCCAAGACAATCATTGCCTTGCATGCCGACTGGGTCCAAGCCGGTGATCAAGTGTTCACAAGCGTCAGCATCAGTGATGTGCTGGCGGGAATCACCAAGCGCTTGGAGACTTCATCAACACAACACTCTTTGTGGGGTGACCATCGCCCCGTCCAGCCTGAGCCGATCCTGCCCCTTGAGGGGGAGCAGCATCACCCCTCCGATTCAGCGAGCTTTTACCCCCGCTTGCAGCGATTTCTTCGGTCCAACGACATCTTGGTGTCCGATACAGGCACGTGCCTCCTGAAACTAAATGCCCTGCGACTACCAGCAAACGTCGTGATGGAAAGTCAAACCCTCTGGTCGTCAATTGGATGGGGAACACCAGCAGCTTTGGGATGCGCTTTAGCAGAACCAAAGCGACGCGTCGTGCTGGTCACCGGTGATGGAGCACACCAACTCACGGTGCAGGAGATCGGCGTCATGGGTTTCACGCACATCAACCCTGTGGTGATTGTGCTCAACAACGGTCTCTACGGGGTGGAGGCTTTGATCAGTGAGACCGGGCATGCCTACAACACGTTGCCACCTTGGCGTTATGCAGACATTCCTGCAGCACTGGGATGCCAAGGATGGTGGTGCGGTAGGGCTGCAACCGTCGCTGAACTGGAGCAATCATTGGCCGCCATCAATGAATTGCAAGGAGCTGCCTACCTCGAAGTGCTGATTCCTGCCGAAGAAAGTCAACCCCTGGCTGACGAGGTGATCGAAATCATGCATCAAACCACCACACCCGATGGGGCATGA
- a CDS encoding mechanosensitive ion channel family protein has protein sequence MKKSLRFFWGIALGLLIGLTSFSYAHSAETLIALGLGEEKTIIPLEEQPFYDQLEIYDSNWDQSYLGKVTGFTPQQTLLRFYAVMARVGEIIRDVGQKADESPGMLWSESVREEIKEAEVLFRVAKRTMDDSSIPESIRKDTLEESVLKLKEILDYAFTHSREPIDIPNNKNQTDWTIPGTAITLTRSVKNDNGNQDYFFSQETLENINRMYAFVRQTYGDTTADEIISENPLASPRIYQDFSYSPGYLVPPKWYVSLPEDIKLFLQIPFGEQSLLQYLMAILLALIYLPLVMACLFKLLNTYRLNVDSSGNLLNRFANRQIELSWRRFYLALPIGPLSMIAKTIVANRINFTGEALQNSNSFFDVVTYISFGVAIVLFFEAMAGSSAVWVMRFRGSQSELEKRRLRNLILPFSRFFGAIGAVILLYQLMLRLGMPPNAVIAFSAVPGLAVGLGGSRLLGNLFAGIAIQSDRPVRVGEFCKIGNEMGFVSRIGLRSIDMITLSGRITIPNNKVEDEIIKNFSDRKQNSGLSEHSISQGIELKMDLPSGLGVGQLNAIVERTQDLIQNSSRLDSPVVSFSEAGSSGAALTVFAKASSDNWKDYLQLQQDLIAQIKTIIAVVNNFKHSVSIAYDTPSDKRREIPSIIRDVVESDSQLKLGACRLSTLSDYSLDFSFMVDSMHEDAGSFFDSISRMKEGILQAFEDRQIEIPFPTSVEIQK, from the coding sequence ATGAAAAAATCTCTGCGCTTTTTTTGGGGTATTGCTCTGGGTCTTTTGATTGGTTTGACATCATTCTCCTATGCCCACTCTGCCGAGACGTTGATTGCGCTCGGTTTAGGAGAAGAAAAAACCATCATTCCACTTGAGGAACAACCGTTTTATGACCAGCTTGAAATCTATGACTCAAACTGGGATCAGTCCTATCTCGGTAAGGTCACAGGGTTTACTCCTCAGCAGACACTTTTGCGTTTTTATGCCGTAATGGCGCGGGTTGGTGAAATTATTCGAGACGTCGGTCAAAAAGCAGATGAAAGTCCAGGGATGCTCTGGAGTGAGAGTGTTCGTGAGGAGATCAAAGAAGCTGAAGTGCTCTTCAGAGTTGCGAAGAGAACAATGGATGATTCATCCATCCCTGAGAGTATTCGAAAGGACACACTGGAAGAATCCGTATTGAAGCTGAAAGAAATTCTTGACTATGCATTTACTCACTCAAGAGAACCAATTGATATCCCTAATAATAAGAACCAAACGGATTGGACCATCCCTGGGACTGCAATCACATTGACGCGTTCAGTCAAGAACGATAATGGAAACCAGGATTATTTCTTCTCACAAGAAACGCTCGAAAATATTAATAGAATGTATGCATTTGTCAGGCAAACATATGGCGATACGACTGCTGATGAAATTATTTCCGAAAACCCCCTTGCATCGCCAAGGATTTACCAAGATTTCTCCTACTCTCCGGGATATCTTGTTCCTCCAAAGTGGTATGTGAGCTTGCCGGAAGATATAAAGCTCTTCTTGCAAATCCCCTTCGGAGAGCAAAGTCTTCTTCAATATTTGATGGCGATTCTGCTTGCGTTAATTTATTTACCGCTTGTGATGGCTTGTCTTTTCAAGCTTTTGAACACTTACAGGTTGAATGTTGATAGCTCTGGCAATCTTTTGAATCGATTTGCCAACCGTCAAATTGAACTTTCTTGGAGACGCTTTTATCTTGCCCTTCCAATTGGTCCGCTATCGATGATTGCAAAAACCATCGTGGCAAATCGAATCAATTTTACTGGAGAAGCATTACAAAATTCCAACTCATTTTTTGATGTGGTTACATACATTTCGTTTGGCGTTGCCATTGTGTTGTTTTTTGAGGCAATGGCTGGTTCGAGCGCAGTTTGGGTGATGCGCTTCAGAGGGAGTCAATCAGAATTGGAAAAGCGTCGTTTGCGTAATCTAATCCTTCCCTTTTCGCGATTTTTTGGAGCCATTGGTGCTGTGATTTTGCTTTATCAGCTAATGTTAAGGCTGGGCATGCCACCTAATGCAGTCATCGCGTTCTCGGCTGTACCAGGATTGGCGGTAGGTTTGGGCGGATCGCGTCTACTTGGTAATTTATTTGCAGGAATTGCCATTCAGTCTGACCGTCCTGTTCGAGTTGGTGAGTTTTGCAAAATTGGTAATGAAATGGGTTTTGTTTCCAGGATCGGATTGCGATCGATTGACATGATTACATTGTCTGGACGAATCACGATTCCGAACAACAAAGTTGAAGATGAAATTATCAAAAACTTTTCAGATCGGAAGCAGAATTCTGGACTTTCTGAGCACTCGATTAGTCAGGGCATTGAATTGAAGATGGATCTCCCCAGTGGTTTGGGAGTTGGTCAGCTCAATGCCATTGTAGAGCGCACTCAAGATTTGATCCAAAACAGTAGTCGTCTTGATTCGCCAGTCGTGAGTTTTAGTGAAGCGGGGAGCAGTGGTGCAGCACTGACTGTCTTTGCCAAGGCTTCATCTGATAATTGGAAGGATTATCTCCAGCTCCAGCAAGATTTAATCGCTCAGATCAAAACGATTATTGCTGTTGTCAATAATTTCAAACATTCTGTGAGTATTGCTTATGACACTCCAAGTGATAAGCGAAGGGAAATACCCAGCATCATTCGCGATGTTGTTGAATCAGATTCACAATTAAAATTGGGTGCATGCAGATTATCAACATTGTCTGACTACAGTCTTGATTTTTCTTTTATGGTTGATTCGATGCACGAGGATGCTGGATCATTCTTTGACTCGATTTCCAGAATGAAGGAGGGAATTCTTCAAGCTTTCGAGGACCGTCAGATTGAAATTCCTTTCCCGACTTCGGTTGAAATTCAAAAATAA
- a CDS encoding GTP-binding protein, whose translation MGQVCLVSGPPGCGKTTWVLETLRQHQGSCAFLRLEGDRSEGLEQGVDGGIDPAWLKDQIPELISLQPSESGEELHREAQLTLIEVQQFRVPETLGLDGYGASVRERLDALRLKPDQTLHFGRDSVLPTHDTLEFNKLEAWHINLQRSVWDPNSLSSFWFELVNGAYGDVYRAKGLMNLPDGRAFLCNWMVSQQESQFLPLDGIAPDSERPDRPSALVVQGKALEPRGIQATIDDCLLSDDVMALQQRHRQEQIPASSTQS comes from the coding sequence ATGGGTCAGGTGTGCCTGGTCTCAGGGCCTCCCGGATGCGGCAAAACCACATGGGTGCTGGAAACCTTGAGACAGCATCAGGGGTCATGCGCTTTCCTGCGTCTGGAAGGAGATCGTTCTGAGGGGCTGGAACAAGGTGTCGATGGCGGGATCGATCCGGCTTGGCTCAAGGATCAGATCCCTGAACTGATTTCGCTCCAGCCCTCAGAATCAGGTGAAGAGCTTCATCGTGAAGCCCAACTCACCTTGATTGAGGTTCAACAGTTTCGCGTTCCAGAAACGCTGGGCCTTGATGGCTACGGGGCCAGCGTCCGTGAGCGACTCGATGCACTCCGCCTGAAACCGGATCAGACCTTGCACTTTGGCCGAGATTCGGTGTTGCCGACTCACGACACTCTGGAGTTCAACAAACTTGAGGCCTGGCACATCAACCTCCAGCGCAGCGTTTGGGATCCCAACAGCCTCAGCAGTTTCTGGTTTGAACTCGTCAATGGGGCCTACGGCGATGTGTATCGCGCCAAAGGCTTGATGAATCTCCCAGATGGTCGCGCGTTTTTGTGCAACTGGATGGTCAGTCAACAGGAGTCACAGTTTCTGCCCTTAGACGGCATCGCTCCAGACTCCGAACGGCCGGATCGACCCTCTGCCTTGGTCGTCCAAGGCAAAGCGCTTGAACCACGCGGAATCCAAGCCACGATTGACGACTGTTTGCTGAGCGACGACGTGATGGCTCTGCAGCAACGCCACCGCCAAGAACAAATTCCCGCATCCTCAACCCAAAGCTGA
- a CDS encoding metallophosphoesterase yields the protein MNHAVISCLHANLAAVEAVLEDIDSQGIDTITCLGDLVGYGPQPNEVVELVRERGIASCQGCWDEDIIDGLNACECSYPSQLAERRGHRAHHWTAATLTESNRAFLAELPMTLRRGSSLFVHGSPNSQHEYLLPDMNAFAALERVETAGAETLFCGHTHQPYVRELSGGSIRVRVQQGNQIQPAMEQELSLPMRRIVNAGSVGEPRHGSTKATYVVHNDATGEVDIREVAYDVDKTCRAIVEAGLPEVFAWRLSHGFEYAERADDASHVCER from the coding sequence ATGAACCATGCAGTGATCTCCTGTTTACACGCCAACCTGGCGGCCGTTGAGGCGGTGCTCGAGGACATTGATTCTCAAGGAATTGACACGATTACCTGCCTGGGCGATCTGGTGGGCTATGGGCCACAACCCAACGAAGTGGTGGAGCTTGTGAGAGAGCGGGGGATTGCCTCCTGCCAAGGCTGCTGGGACGAAGACATCATCGATGGTTTAAATGCCTGCGAATGCAGCTATCCCTCCCAGTTGGCCGAACGCCGCGGCCACCGTGCGCATCATTGGACAGCCGCAACCCTGACGGAATCCAACAGGGCTTTTCTGGCTGAACTGCCCATGACGCTGCGCAGAGGGTCATCGCTGTTTGTTCATGGCAGTCCCAACAGCCAGCACGAATACCTACTGCCTGACATGAATGCTTTCGCCGCACTGGAACGTGTCGAAACAGCCGGGGCAGAAACCCTGTTTTGCGGGCATACCCATCAGCCCTACGTGAGAGAGCTCAGTGGCGGCAGCATCCGCGTGAGGGTTCAACAAGGCAATCAGATCCAACCGGCCATGGAACAAGAGCTCTCGTTGCCGATGCGCCGCATCGTCAACGCAGGATCCGTCGGTGAACCACGCCATGGCAGCACCAAAGCCACCTATGTCGTTCACAACGACGCCACAGGAGAGGTAGACATCCGTGAAGTGGCGTACGACGTCGACAAAACTTGCCGCGCGATTGTGGAAGCAGGACTTCCCGAGGTTTTTGCCTGGAGGCTCAGCCACGGCTTCGAGTACGCCGAACGAGCCGACGATGCCAGCCACGTGTGTGAGCGCTAA
- a CDS encoding phosphoesterase, with protein sequence MERWALVSGLNGDLDLYERIQRDLKRQRDVASLFVLGDLVGACTSCNALLDRLRRPKPGDLTPDCVYGWRDDQLLAECGYRGERKADALRQNEGEASLANLLAAVDPDHLGWLASLQFGFIELDCALIHGSSADVADRLTETTSPLILMDRLTRLDVNRLFTARSGRQFRLELTGGEIRSKVTDHSGEHQAAQAVPKRSVIGIGEGDHYTLYDPATDHLTFLDLSKSRGQRKRGFG encoded by the coding sequence ATGGAACGCTGGGCACTGGTGAGTGGTTTGAACGGAGACCTTGATCTCTATGAGCGAATCCAACGTGATCTCAAACGTCAGCGTGACGTTGCCAGCTTGTTTGTGTTGGGTGACCTGGTGGGAGCTTGCACCTCTTGCAATGCCCTACTGGATCGGTTGAGGCGACCCAAGCCAGGTGATCTCACACCGGACTGCGTTTATGGCTGGAGAGACGACCAGTTGTTGGCTGAATGCGGGTACCGCGGTGAGCGCAAGGCCGATGCTCTGAGACAAAACGAGGGGGAGGCATCACTCGCCAACTTGTTGGCAGCCGTGGATCCCGACCATCTCGGTTGGCTGGCATCGCTGCAATTCGGATTCATCGAACTCGACTGTGCGCTCATCCACGGCAGCTCAGCCGATGTTGCTGATCGCCTAACGGAGACCACTTCCCCGCTGATCCTGATGGATCGGCTTACACGCCTCGACGTCAACCGTCTTTTTACGGCCCGCAGCGGTCGCCAATTCCGGCTGGAACTGACCGGCGGCGAGATTCGCTCCAAAGTGACCGATCACAGCGGTGAGCACCAGGCCGCACAGGCCGTGCCGAAGCGCAGCGTGATCGGCATCGGTGAAGGCGATCACTACACCCTCTACGACCCAGCCACGGATCACCTGACGTTCCTCGATCTCAGCAAGAGTCGCGGTCAACGCAAACGAGGGTTTGGTTAA
- a CDS encoding DUF3721 domain-containing protein encodes MYATQVEAQQRADQLGCSTTHQNNNRWMPCANEQELHQQLRKQ; translated from the coding sequence ATGTATGCCACGCAAGTCGAAGCTCAACAGAGAGCTGATCAGCTGGGGTGCAGCACCACGCATCAAAACAACAACCGCTGGATGCCCTGTGCCAATGAACAGGAGCTGCACCAGCAGCTACGGAAGCAATGA
- a CDS encoding DUF411 domain-containing protein produces the protein MTAHRSLTSLSFPQAVGRVGALLLSTCLWSTPPVMAHGTSGGPVSMPNTMHADGPEITVYRSASCGCCTQWGEHLAAAGFRIDDQVTEAMDGVKEQQGIAPDVASCHTALVEGYVIEGHVPVASIQRLLTERPEIRGLSVPGMPMGSPGMEMQGVETERFDVMAIALDGNLSVFDRY, from the coding sequence ATGACTGCGCACCGTTCCTTGACCTCTTTGTCGTTTCCTCAAGCTGTTGGCAGGGTTGGAGCGTTGTTGCTGTCCACGTGTCTTTGGTCCACCCCGCCCGTTATGGCGCATGGCACCAGCGGTGGACCGGTATCCATGCCCAACACGATGCATGCCGACGGTCCAGAAATCACGGTGTATCGCTCAGCCAGCTGCGGTTGCTGCACCCAGTGGGGTGAGCACCTTGCAGCAGCTGGGTTCCGCATCGATGACCAGGTGACGGAAGCCATGGATGGTGTCAAAGAGCAGCAAGGCATCGCTCCTGATGTGGCGTCCTGTCATACGGCTCTGGTTGAGGGCTACGTCATTGAGGGACACGTGCCCGTCGCTTCGATTCAACGGTTGTTGACTGAGCGTCCTGAGATTCGAGGGCTCTCGGTTCCAGGCATGCCCATGGGCTCTCCAGGGATGGAGATGCAGGGAGTGGAGACCGAGCGTTTTGACGTCATGGCCATCGCCCTTGACGGCAACCTGTCGGTGTTTGATCGCTACTGA
- a CDS encoding DUF3764 family protein: protein MTETTVLDFKLSTTFESYRTHMHAPEQQAMFKAMGVSIFYIGVSHDDPTRATVMFQGPENVLYDIFMAPDTKPVVEASGHVYDGTVITRWLAE, encoded by the coding sequence ATGACGGAAACGACGGTTTTGGACTTCAAGCTCAGCACAACGTTTGAGAGCTATCGCACCCACATGCATGCGCCAGAGCAGCAAGCCATGTTCAAGGCGATGGGGGTCTCGATCTTCTACATCGGCGTCAGCCATGACGACCCAACCCGAGCAACCGTGATGTTTCAAGGCCCGGAAAACGTGCTCTACGACATCTTCATGGCGCCTGACACCAAACCTGTCGTCGAAGCATCAGGCCATGTGTATGACGGCACCGTCATCACCCGCTGGCTGGCTGAGTAG